Proteins encoded within one genomic window of Synechococcus sp. PCC 7335:
- a CDS encoding glycosyltransferase family 2 protein: protein MLTVTAVIPTYRRPKDLERCLTAFKRQNHPADEVIVVARDTDTETWTFLELFDPEALPLKTVSVSIPGVVAAMNAGLDAASSDIVVYTDDDAAPLPDWIKQMEAHFASDEKIGAVGGRDILHGITHIKFIETETVGQVQWCGRIIGNHSFGIGEAREVDLLKGVNMGFRRVALEKVRFDERMRGTGAQVFFEDACCLSLKRQGWKIIYDPRILVDHYPAQRHDEDQRRQFASAAHINQVHNGTLNLLEHFSPLRRVVFLTWGALIGTRGNRGLVQCLRFLPKEGLLSIRKTQASLRGQWEGVQTWRKGSRKAIG from the coding sequence ATGTTGACGGTTACTGCTGTTATCCCTACCTACCGCCGCCCAAAGGATCTAGAGCGTTGCCTTACTGCCTTCAAGCGGCAAAACCATCCCGCTGATGAAGTTATTGTTGTAGCTAGAGATACAGATACTGAAACGTGGACATTTCTAGAATTGTTTGACCCCGAAGCGTTGCCATTAAAAACAGTTAGTGTCTCAATTCCTGGGGTGGTAGCGGCTATGAACGCCGGTCTAGATGCTGCTAGCAGCGATATTGTTGTTTATACTGACGACGATGCTGCACCTCTGCCAGATTGGATTAAACAAATGGAAGCCCACTTTGCATCTGATGAAAAGATTGGGGCGGTAGGTGGACGAGATATCTTGCATGGTATTACCCATATCAAGTTTATCGAAACTGAGACAGTTGGTCAGGTCCAGTGGTGCGGTCGAATTATCGGCAATCATAGCTTCGGGATAGGAGAGGCTAGAGAAGTTGATTTGCTCAAGGGTGTCAACATGGGCTTCCGACGGGTAGCACTAGAAAAGGTTCGTTTTGATGAGCGTATGAGAGGAACTGGAGCACAAGTCTTTTTTGAAGATGCCTGTTGCTTATCACTAAAGCGCCAGGGATGGAAGATCATCTATGATCCTCGAATTTTAGTCGACCACTATCCAGCGCAGCGCCACGACGAAGATCAGCGAAGACAGTTTGCCTCAGCAGCTCACATCAATCAGGTTCACAACGGAACGCTGAACTTGCTAGAACACTTTTCGCCACTGCGAAGAGTTGTTTTTCTTACCTGGGGTGCGCTAATTGGCACTAGAGGGAATCGTGGACTGGTGCAGTGTCTGAGATTTTTGCCTAAAGAAGGGTTACTGTCTATTCGCAAAACTCAAGCTTCCCTGAGAGGTCAGTGGGAAGGTGTGCAAACTTGGCGGAAGGGTTCACGCAAGGCCATAGGATAA
- a CDS encoding sulfotransferase codes for MHMPNFLIIGAAKAGTTSLYSYLAQHPQVYMSAQKEPRFFALEGEEPNYGGITQGINRGSISTLEDYQKLFKGVSDEAAIGEASTIYLYSEKASERIQHHIPNVRLIAVLRNPADRAFSSYVHLVRDGFETLSFAEGLQAEPRRREENWQPLWFYQHRGFYYEQLKRYFDRFDSEQIQVYLYEDLVKSAQTVAQDIYRFLGVDDSFVPDLTRSNVSGIPKRRWLQNLFMKDNPLKTAVKPLLPKQMRKRISRDVHRKNTGDKPTFPVEVRQQLVETYREDVLKLQDLLNRDLSIWLK; via the coding sequence ATGCATATGCCTAACTTTTTGATAATTGGTGCGGCAAAGGCCGGAACTACTTCGCTCTACTCATACCTAGCTCAGCATCCACAAGTCTATATGAGTGCGCAAAAAGAGCCTCGATTCTTTGCACTAGAAGGTGAAGAGCCTAACTATGGCGGCATCACTCAGGGTATCAACCGAGGTTCTATTAGTACGCTAGAGGACTATCAGAAGCTATTTAAGGGAGTCAGTGACGAAGCGGCTATCGGCGAAGCATCAACCATCTACCTTTACAGCGAAAAAGCAAGTGAACGTATTCAACATCACATTCCTAACGTTAGGCTGATTGCCGTTTTGCGAAATCCGGCTGACCGTGCCTTCTCAAGCTATGTTCATTTGGTCCGTGACGGGTTTGAGACGCTGAGCTTCGCCGAGGGACTTCAAGCAGAACCGCGTCGCCGAGAAGAAAACTGGCAGCCTCTATGGTTCTATCAGCATAGGGGATTTTACTATGAACAGCTAAAGCGGTATTTCGATCGGTTTGATAGTGAGCAGATACAGGTATATCTGTACGAAGATTTGGTAAAAAGTGCTCAGACGGTCGCACAAGATATTTATCGTTTCTTGGGTGTCGATGATAGTTTTGTGCCTGATCTAACGCGCTCCAACGTATCGGGTATTCCAAAACGTCGCTGGCTGCAAAATCTTTTTATGAAGGATAACCCCTTAAAGACAGCAGTTAAGCCGCTGCTGCCCAAACAGATGCGCAAACGCATTTCTCGTGATGTTCATCGTAAAAACACGGGCGATAAGCCGACATTTCCTGTAGAAGTTCGTCAGCAATTGGTAGAGACCTATCGTGAAGACGTTTTGAAGCTTCAAGATCTACTCAATCGCGATCTTTCTATCTGGTTAAAATGA
- a CDS encoding FG-GAP-like repeat-containing protein encodes MCNYCDAYSALVSADPSQTSLQTEAAQLLQPALEMMLGADSQAIAPAAETAQANEAALTQTLSLVVEELQTRLTSFANSEVETLENMRLAFGDSFSAEAATTLLEAWQAGDFEVLPTIEFLSAAELGSANGAYAAQTETIYLSAEAFELYQNDIARLSAIVAEELGHHIDTVLNGAVDSQGDEGAIFSALVQGEALSAEQLQSLQQEDDQVTIVISDGGSDESSDAQGTRTIEVEQNQTSQISFEDVTESAGDFISGRSYGAGAWGDFNGDGLPDLWVNNHFGSGRNLFVNNGDGTFTDIVNQVEAGNSDVFLESEIRGDFHGVAWADFDNDGDQDLLQLVGGEGNTSTLGQENTGDRSEPNRLYVNENGVLRDRAPELGLSYNSAKAQTPTWLDYDNDGRLDLFHGSTQRADGLNPTTVFRQNANGRFDDVGDTVLPTELVNKTVRFGGLGYLSDQDLYDLVLPGAIADLFDVTTTPFTNIVDETIGGSKRLKGARDFAFADFNNDGLIDAYLARAQADRLFYNTADGGLVGVSDSAGIDAVDTSKAAGVVAADFDNDMDVDIYVVRESANGSNLPNILFDNQGDGTFVAVANQGGAVSATTGVGDNATVADYDGDGFMDLFVTNGAKTALRGPQQLFRNRGNENNWLQIDLAGAVSLTDSEGNVRVGTNRDGIGAQVYVTAGGVTQRRDQNGGVHKHSQDFQRLHFGLAQNEQVERIEVRWPSGVVQVLENVNVNQVITITEQITGGGGGSTPVAADDTVTTVEDTAVIFGETTLLSNDNLGDIPTTITAVDTVSAKGGAITGNSDSTYTYTPATDFVGTDSFSYTITDDDGETSSATVTVTVTPQPSSDGLLTDGLVLNLNADAGVSVDTNGVVSGWADQSEFGNDLISAGDPSLLVDALNGRNVIEFDGVGDKLSRTLELNGLPGGNAERTVFLVAKYDGTGYGGAAYGDSSKNQTFGAVVDPNGNLMAQGWGGRNDFSSGELGTGTGWLLQGIVHDGTTVSQYRDGNLIDSRNHTYNTDVVNGEGLVIGAEIDSTPNVNMDVATLLIYDRSLSTNERQQVETYLQEKYFSNDQNDQGGGGSDGNTGNPTDDADLLFSLRNGIYLDGIATRSEDIVRYDGTSFSLFFDGSDVGLGGKGMNVDAFTVISDSELLISFDKAMTLEGAGEIDDSDVVKFTATSLGEVTAGTFELYLDGSDVGLTKGEEDIDGLTGLSDGSLLISTQGPSNVPGASANNEDLLLFRPTSLGENTSGSWSVYFDGSDVGLGDDSQEFIDGIATDAADKLLFSAAGNFDVPGLSGADDDVFGFTASSVGSTTTGSFDTGLLFDGSSFGLDKVNIDAISLTAPAS; translated from the coding sequence ATGTGCAATTACTGCGATGCCTACTCAGCTCTTGTTAGCGCAGACCCCTCCCAAACAAGCCTACAAACTGAGGCTGCCCAGCTACTACAGCCGGCTTTGGAGATGATGCTCGGCGCCGACAGTCAGGCGATCGCACCCGCCGCTGAGACGGCACAAGCAAACGAAGCAGCACTCACCCAAACGCTGTCGCTCGTCGTCGAGGAACTGCAGACCCGGCTTACTAGTTTTGCCAATAGCGAAGTCGAGACGCTAGAGAACATGAGACTCGCCTTCGGGGATAGCTTCAGCGCTGAAGCCGCAACCACTCTATTGGAAGCATGGCAAGCGGGAGACTTCGAGGTACTACCTACCATCGAGTTCCTTTCCGCCGCCGAGCTCGGCAGTGCGAACGGTGCCTACGCAGCACAAACAGAGACCATCTATCTATCGGCCGAAGCGTTCGAGCTCTACCAGAACGATATTGCTAGGCTGAGCGCTATCGTCGCCGAAGAACTAGGCCACCATATCGATACGGTTTTGAACGGCGCCGTCGATAGTCAGGGGGACGAAGGGGCAATCTTCTCCGCGCTAGTTCAGGGGGAAGCGCTATCGGCAGAGCAGTTGCAGAGTCTGCAGCAAGAGGATGACCAGGTCACTATCGTCATAAGTGATGGAGGTAGTGATGAAAGTAGTGATGCTCAAGGGACTCGCACTATCGAGGTTGAGCAAAACCAGACGAGTCAGATTAGCTTCGAGGATGTGACCGAAAGCGCCGGCGACTTCATCTCCGGCCGTAGCTATGGTGCGGGCGCTTGGGGCGACTTCAACGGCGACGGCCTACCTGACCTATGGGTGAACAACCACTTCGGTAGTGGCCGCAACCTGTTCGTCAACAATGGCGATGGGACGTTTACCGACATCGTCAACCAAGTCGAAGCTGGCAACTCTGATGTCTTTCTCGAGAGCGAAATTCGCGGTGACTTCCATGGCGTTGCCTGGGCTGACTTCGACAACGATGGCGACCAGGACTTACTGCAGCTGGTTGGTGGCGAAGGTAACACTAGCACACTTGGCCAAGAGAACACGGGTGATCGCAGCGAACCCAACCGTTTGTACGTCAACGAGAACGGCGTGCTACGAGACCGAGCACCTGAGTTAGGACTGTCTTATAACAGCGCCAAAGCCCAGACCCCTACCTGGCTAGACTACGACAACGACGGCAGACTCGACCTGTTCCACGGCTCTACCCAACGCGCCGATGGCCTCAACCCCACAACTGTCTTTCGTCAGAACGCCAACGGCCGCTTCGACGATGTTGGTGATACGGTTCTGCCCACCGAACTGGTCAACAAGACCGTTCGCTTCGGTGGTTTGGGCTACCTATCGGACCAGGACCTCTACGACCTAGTCCTACCGGGTGCGATCGCCGACCTGTTCGATGTCACGACGACACCGTTCACGAACATCGTCGATGAGACTATCGGCGGTTCAAAGCGGCTCAAAGGTGCTAGGGATTTCGCCTTCGCCGACTTCAACAACGATGGACTGATAGATGCCTACCTAGCGAGAGCGCAGGCAGACCGATTGTTCTACAACACCGCTGACGGTGGTTTAGTTGGCGTTAGCGATAGTGCCGGCATCGATGCAGTCGATACCAGCAAAGCGGCGGGTGTAGTCGCTGCTGACTTCGACAACGATATGGATGTCGATATCTACGTAGTACGAGAAAGTGCGAACGGTAGTAACCTCCCGAACATCCTGTTCGACAACCAGGGCGATGGTACGTTTGTTGCTGTTGCCAACCAGGGCGGTGCGGTATCGGCAACGACAGGAGTCGGTGACAACGCGACGGTAGCGGACTACGACGGCGATGGCTTCATGGACCTGTTCGTGACCAACGGTGCGAAGACGGCGCTTCGCGGACCGCAGCAGCTGTTCCGCAACCGGGGGAACGAGAACAACTGGCTACAGATAGACCTGGCTGGGGCAGTGAGTCTGACCGATAGTGAGGGGAACGTTCGGGTCGGGACGAACCGGGATGGGATTGGTGCGCAGGTGTATGTAACGGCGGGGGGAGTGACGCAGCGGCGCGACCAGAACGGCGGGGTGCATAAGCATTCGCAAGACTTCCAGCGGCTGCACTTTGGACTAGCGCAGAACGAGCAGGTAGAGCGGATAGAGGTACGCTGGCCGAGCGGTGTGGTGCAGGTACTAGAGAACGTCAACGTCAACCAAGTCATCACGATTACTGAACAAATTACGGGCGGTGGGGGCGGTAGCACTCCAGTTGCTGCTGATGACACCGTCACAACTGTCGAGGACACCGCAGTCATTTTCGGTGAGACAACGCTGCTTAGTAATGACAATCTAGGTGATATTCCGACAACTATCACTGCAGTAGATACTGTTAGCGCTAAGGGGGGTGCTATTACAGGTAATTCAGATAGCACTTACACTTACACACCAGCCACAGATTTTGTTGGAACAGATAGCTTTAGCTACACCATTACTGATGATGATGGGGAAACTAGCAGCGCTACCGTCACGGTCACAGTTACACCACAGCCAAGCAGCGATGGACTGCTTACTGATGGATTGGTCTTGAATTTAAACGCAGATGCAGGGGTATCTGTCGATACTAATGGGGTTGTCAGTGGCTGGGCGGATCAGTCTGAATTTGGAAATGATCTAATCAGCGCTGGAGATCCTAGCCTATTAGTTGATGCGCTCAACGGTCGCAACGTTATCGAATTCGATGGGGTTGGAGATAAACTAAGTCGGACCTTGGAGTTGAACGGTCTACCTGGGGGGAATGCAGAGCGTACGGTATTCCTAGTCGCTAAATATGATGGAACAGGTTATGGCGGTGCTGCCTACGGCGACAGTTCCAAGAACCAGACTTTTGGCGCTGTTGTCGATCCTAACGGAAACCTGATGGCTCAAGGCTGGGGAGGAAGAAATGACTTCAGTAGCGGAGAGCTTGGCACTGGCACAGGATGGCTTTTGCAAGGAATTGTTCATGACGGAACTACAGTCAGCCAGTACCGAGACGGTAACTTAATCGATAGTAGAAACCATACCTACAATACAGATGTTGTTAATGGTGAAGGCTTAGTTATTGGAGCTGAGATCGACAGCACCCCTAATGTCAATATGGATGTTGCCACTCTATTAATATATGACCGGTCGCTTTCTACTAATGAACGACAGCAGGTAGAGACTTACTTACAGGAAAAGTATTTCTCCAACGACCAGAACGATCAAGGTGGTGGTGGATCGGATGGGAATACCGGTAATCCAACTGATGATGCTGATTTACTCTTCAGTCTCAGAAATGGAATTTACTTGGATGGAATTGCCACCCGGTCTGAAGATATCGTTCGGTACGATGGCACCAGCTTTAGTCTTTTCTTCGATGGTTCGGATGTTGGTCTTGGTGGCAAAGGTATGAACGTCGATGCCTTCACGGTTATTAGTGATAGCGAACTCTTAATATCCTTTGATAAGGCCATGACCCTAGAGGGGGCCGGAGAGATAGATGATTCCGACGTAGTCAAATTCACTGCGACTTCACTAGGTGAAGTGACAGCTGGAACCTTTGAGCTATATCTAGATGGAAGCGATGTCGGCCTTACAAAGGGGGAAGAAGATATCGATGGCTTAACTGGGCTGTCTGATGGTAGTTTGTTGATCTCTACTCAAGGGCCATCTAATGTCCCCGGTGCTAGTGCGAATAACGAAGACCTTCTACTATTTAGACCGACGTCTTTAGGCGAGAACACCAGTGGCAGTTGGTCTGTATACTTTGATGGTAGCGATGTTGGGCTAGGAGACGATAGCCAAGAATTTATAGACGGAATAGCAACGGATGCTGCTGACAAGCTGCTTTTCTCTGCGGCTGGCAATTTCGATGTACCAGGACTGTCAGGAGCTGATGATGATGTATTCGGTTTCACTGCATCCTCAGTTGGATCAACTACTACTGGTAGCTTTGATACGGGGTTACTCTTCGACGGATCTAGTTTTGGACTAGATAAGGTGAACATTGATGCCATTTCTCTAACGGCACCAGCCTCGTAG
- a CDS encoding sulfotransferase, giving the protein MEQPKINLIYIGSIGHSGSTLLESMLGAHSKMTTSGEIHMWPHEILQGGVKPCICGESVLDCPVWSEMRRRVDPLSQPEPQMHLFREQWDAGHTVRLDRLGDFGKGPLSPEIAKQVEVYGQNNYRVFSTFLDIMREKYSPELNWVIDASKDPYRLLWLVRSQRFNIKVLHVVKKPPSFAYSMVKRLPKEYANVVHRRLYETARQSLKWSIENYLITKIAQSHLDSGDYKLVNYEELASDPTGTFEKICSMIGCEFEAEAVNNFRQGSQHTIAGNPMRYEGKGIVLDEKWKTKLPGYLRVTSEVLTAMNRSVYGY; this is encoded by the coding sequence ATGGAACAGCCTAAAATCAACTTAATTTATATTGGCAGTATTGGACATAGCGGTTCTACGCTACTAGAGTCCATGCTGGGTGCTCATTCTAAAATGACAACCAGCGGTGAGATCCACATGTGGCCTCATGAAATTTTACAAGGGGGTGTCAAACCTTGTATCTGTGGAGAATCAGTACTGGACTGTCCTGTCTGGAGCGAGATGCGTAGGCGTGTTGATCCGCTGAGTCAGCCTGAGCCGCAAATGCATCTATTCCGAGAACAGTGGGATGCTGGTCATACCGTGCGCCTAGATCGCTTAGGTGACTTTGGGAAGGGGCCACTGTCTCCAGAAATCGCAAAACAGGTTGAAGTCTATGGACAAAACAACTACCGGGTGTTTAGTACTTTTCTAGATATTATGCGAGAAAAGTACAGCCCTGAGCTGAACTGGGTGATTGATGCGTCTAAAGATCCTTATCGATTGCTGTGGTTAGTGCGATCGCAGCGTTTCAACATCAAAGTTCTGCATGTGGTTAAGAAACCGCCATCGTTTGCCTATTCTATGGTGAAGAGACTGCCTAAAGAGTATGCCAACGTTGTCCATAGACGCCTATATGAAACCGCTAGACAATCGTTGAAGTGGTCTATTGAGAATTATCTAATTACAAAAATCGCTCAGAGTCACCTTGATTCAGGTGACTACAAGCTAGTCAACTATGAAGAACTCGCTTCTGATCCAACGGGCACTTTCGAAAAAATCTGTTCGATGATTGGTTGCGAGTTTGAAGCGGAAGCCGTTAATAATTTTCGTCAGGGTAGCCAGCATACTATTGCGGGTAATCCAATGCGCTATGAAGGGAAAGGCATTGTGCTAGATGAAAAGTGGAAAACCAAGCTACCTGGCTATCTGCGGGTAACCTCCGAGGTTTTGACTGCCATGAATCGCTCAGTCTACGGCTACTAG
- a CDS encoding glycosyltransferase family 4 protein: MRFCIVSQNVVKGDGQGRANYEIVKEAIRRGHHFTLIASKVADDLLESDQVSWVNISVKHLPSILLRDLVFSWQSTQWLKQNRKTLDAVQVYGCVTAFPGDVNTVQFLHNGWLRSPVHTARQRKDILGKYQWLYTSLNAHWEKRALSQAKVVIAVSKRVEQELLSVGVDEDRVRVIFNGVDVQEFVPGERERSDWGLPEGVPMALFVGDIRSNRKNLETVLNAMVTVPNLHLTVVGSTEGSPYIERAKTLGIGDRVHFLGYRLDVAEIMKAVDFFVFPSRYEPFGMVVTEAMATGLPVITCATTGASEVITPAAGIVLPESEDVEALSKALATLADNPEQRHQMGKAGRAIVEDHSWVSKAQKYIDLLEALGKSAQLVPA; this comes from the coding sequence ATGAGATTTTGTATCGTCTCACAGAATGTTGTAAAAGGTGATGGACAAGGCAGAGCCAACTACGAGATTGTGAAAGAGGCTATCCGCCGGGGTCATCATTTTACGCTGATTGCTAGCAAAGTTGCAGACGATCTACTAGAGAGTGACCAGGTGAGCTGGGTAAATATTTCGGTTAAACATTTGCCATCGATTCTGCTACGAGATCTGGTTTTTTCTTGGCAAAGTACACAATGGCTGAAGCAAAACAGGAAAACATTGGACGCCGTTCAAGTCTATGGTTGCGTAACGGCTTTTCCTGGGGATGTTAATACGGTGCAGTTTCTGCATAACGGCTGGCTGCGATCGCCTGTTCACACCGCTCGTCAGCGTAAGGACATTCTAGGTAAGTATCAATGGCTTTACACCTCTTTGAATGCACATTGGGAGAAGCGCGCTTTGAGCCAAGCTAAAGTGGTGATTGCAGTTTCTAAGCGGGTAGAGCAGGAATTACTAAGTGTCGGAGTAGATGAAGATAGGGTTCGCGTTATCTTCAATGGTGTTGATGTGCAAGAATTTGTTCCCGGTGAGCGGGAGCGGTCTGATTGGGGTTTACCAGAAGGGGTACCGATGGCGCTGTTCGTCGGCGATATTCGATCGAATCGAAAGAACTTAGAAACGGTACTCAACGCGATGGTCACTGTACCTAACTTGCACTTGACAGTCGTGGGATCAACCGAGGGAAGTCCTTATATTGAACGTGCTAAAACCCTTGGGATTGGCGATCGCGTTCACTTCTTAGGCTATCGGCTTGATGTTGCTGAGATTATGAAAGCAGTTGACTTCTTCGTGTTTCCATCTCGGTATGAACCCTTCGGAATGGTTGTGACTGAGGCAATGGCGACGGGTCTACCGGTAATTACTTGTGCGACTACTGGTGCATCTGAGGTGATCACGCCAGCAGCAGGTATTGTATTGCCAGAGTCAGAGGATGTAGAAGCGCTATCGAAGGCACTAGCTACTCTAGCAGACAATCCTGAGCAGCGTCATCAGATGGGTAAAGCGGGCCGAGCAATTGTAGAAGACCATAGTTGGGTGAGTAAAGCGCAAAAGTACATTGATCTATTAGAAGCGCTAGGTAAGTCTGCTCAGCTCGTGCCAGCTTAG